The sequence ATTTCACGAAATTTTTCAAACTTAACACGACCCAATGCTTTGGTAAGTATATCTGCAGGTTGGTCTGTAGTAGCACAATATTGAAGGGAGATACTGCCATCTTTCACATAGTGCCGAATAAAatgaatcttggtgttgatatgTTTGGTACGATCATGAAACACTGGGTTCTTAGCCATTTTTATAGTAGATTGATTGTCAATAAAGAGTGGTGTGGAAGAGGCTTGTGGTTCCTGCAAATCTGCAAGAATTCTTCGAAGCCATAAGATTTCTCTAGTTGCCTCAGATGCTGCTATATATTCTGCTTCTGCAGAAGAGAGAGTTGGGACTGGTTGCTTTTTAGATTTCCAAGAGATTACAACAGAACCAAGAGACATTAAGTAACCAGATGTAGATTTTCCATCATCCATATCACCTGCATAATCTGAATCTGAATAACTaa is a genomic window of Cryptomeria japonica chromosome 7, Sugi_1.0, whole genome shotgun sequence containing:
- the LOC131062359 gene encoding secreted RxLR effector protein 161-like, whose protein sequence is MADCKPLSTPMEQNLKLSSNDSSDLVDATSYRQLVGSLIYATTTRPDISFSVGVLSRFMQQPRATHWLAAKRVLRYLQGTQNYGLKYSKISKFSLLSYSDSDYAGDMDDGKSTSGYLMSLGSVVISWKSKKQPVPTLSSAEAEYIAASEATREILWLRRILADLQEPQASSTPLFIDNQSTIKMAKNPVFHDRTKHINTKIHFIRHYVKDGSISLQYCATTDQPADILTKALGRVKFEKFREMIGLTPSD